A stretch of Leptospira sp. WS39.C2 DNA encodes these proteins:
- a CDS encoding lysoplasmalogenase family protein, which produces MVYYLILTTIPFAIVSAFCIHWYTISGEPSPEKRLEISRGVYLGFSFQVLVFAWLLYQLGHSRFAFPLYAIAFSMIGDWFNLQFPLAKRYMKDPVLGGIFSFAIAQVFFLVAFRQLISWEELFSSARPIIISLIFLILPAVIFYFRVYNPNRSKWVMVSAFLYGILLCFFVSLCVNAYLLYGGVWIYLAIGAGFFLLSDAVMGETTINGTRHPKWEFQVPWITYLIAQCFLIVGFFLVSHTRLIAH; this is translated from the coding sequence ATGGTATATTACCTCATCCTAACAACGATCCCCTTTGCCATTGTTTCTGCCTTTTGTATCCATTGGTATACAATCAGTGGAGAACCCAGTCCCGAAAAACGATTAGAGATTTCCAGAGGAGTGTATTTAGGGTTTTCCTTTCAAGTATTAGTGTTTGCTTGGTTATTATACCAATTGGGGCATTCCCGGTTCGCCTTCCCCTTGTATGCAATCGCCTTCTCTATGATAGGTGATTGGTTTAATTTACAATTCCCATTGGCGAAAAGATACATGAAAGATCCAGTTCTAGGTGGGATTTTTAGTTTTGCAATCGCACAAGTATTTTTCCTTGTTGCGTTTCGCCAACTCATTAGTTGGGAAGAATTATTTTCAAGTGCGAGACCCATTATCATTTCTTTAATTTTCTTAATCCTTCCTGCGGTGATTTTTTATTTTAGAGTCTACAATCCAAATCGATCTAAATGGGTTATGGTTTCTGCATTTTTATACGGAATTTTATTGTGCTTTTTTGTATCCTTATGTGTTAACGCCTATTTATTATATGGTGGTGTTTGGATATATTTGGCGATTGGTGCTGGATTTTTCCTTTTATCTGATGCAGTGATGGGAGAAACAACCATCAATGGAACAAGGCATCCGAAATGGGAGTTCCAAGTCCCATGGATCACTTACCTAATCGCACAATGTTTTTTAAT